From the Mammaliicoccus sciuri genome, the window AAAGAAGGTATCCATTATAAGAATTTATTAGGTACATATTTACATGGACCAATATTACCTAAAAACCATGAAATCACGGATTACTTATTAAAACAAGCATGTATCCGAAAAGGTATAACATTCGAACCAGAACAACTAGACAATACAGTTGAAGAAGCGGCAAAACAAGCTATTATAAAACGATTGTTAAAAGCAAAATAATAAAAGCGGCTGGGACATATTTTAATGTCCTAGCCGCTTTACTATGTTTTATCTTAGTTATTTTGTTAATCTTGAATATCTATCGTTTAAAATTTTATTAATCATGAGTATTTCATAAATAATGTGACTTTTTATTTGGTTTTCATCAAATTCATTCAGTCCTTTAACACTATTTTTTAATGTGGATGCTGCATTTTTTTGTTTTTTATATTCATTTGCTTTTATTAAATGTTCATAGGATTTAATGAAATTTGAGATTGCTGTGCGTTCTTTCACCGTAAAGACGATGTGCGTATTCTCTGGCAAATATACTAAGTTTAATAAATGTGCTTTTAGTAGTCGGTTAATGTGATATTTCATTTCGACTTTTCTAATGTGAGATTTAGATTCTTTCTTTGCTCTATGGTAATTGTATTCTTCTTTTTGGTATTTTATAAGTTGTTCAATTTTAGTAGCTTGTTGTTCCAATGCTGATACTTTTTTCATGGATAGGGTAGATTCATATTCACCTAATAAAAGTTCTTTAAGTCTAGCTATGTATATTTCCAATATACTTTGATCCATCTTATGATTGATGTCTTCTATTTGATTTATATATTTAGGTGGCAAAATAATGAAGTTGACGATGCCTGCTGTTGCAAGACCAATTGTAGTCGTCGCTAGACGTGACACGAAATTATATACAAATGCTTCATGGATAACAGGAACCATTGCGACAGCTGTAATGGCAGCTACCAACATACCATCAAATAATTTAAGCTTATAACATACTAAAATTGTTACGGTTGCTGCTAATGAATAACTTAAAGGTGATTCCCCAAAAAAGTATGTACTAATAACGGCTATAAATGCACCGAGTATAGAAGCAGGGAACCTCACAAATGCTTTCTTTAAGGATGCTTTAGCTGTAGGTTCAATTGTCACAATAGATGTGATAACCGCAAATATAGGATTTAAATTTAAAGACATACATATTAAACCTGTTAAAAATGTTGCTAATCCAGTTTTAATAATTCTTGCACCGATAATTCGAGATAACCAATTTTCTTTCATATTCAAAACTCCGAAATCATTTTTTTATAGTATAACATGCATTTTCTGATATAATGATAAACGACAAAAAAATTTAAAAGAAAGAACGGGATTTAAATGATAATTCAAAACAATGAAGAACTTGAAGGCCTAAAAGAAATAGGTAAAATTTGTGCAATAATTCGTGATGAGTTAAAAGAAGCAACTAAACCCGGAATTACAACTAAAGAATTAGATAACATCGCAAAGGAAAGATTTGAAGAGTTAGAAGCAGAATCAGCACCTATTGCAGAGTATGATTTTCCTGGTTACACATGTATAAGTGTAAATGAAGAGGTTGCACACGGTATACCTGGTAAACGTGTGATTAACGAAGGCGATCTTGTAAACATAGACGTTTCTGCTCGTAAAAATGGCTATTATGCAGATACAGGTATTTCATTTGTTGTTGGTAATGCAGATGATCCGAAAAAACAATTAGTAGTAGATGTAGCAGCTATGGCTTTTGAAGAAGCAATGAAGAAAGTTAAGCCAGGTGCTAAATTATCTCAAATTGGTAGAGCAGTAAATGCTACTGCACGTAAAAATGGCTTAAAAGTTATTAAAAACTTAACTGGACATGGTGTTGGACGTTCATTACATGATTCACCACAACATGTTATGAACTATTATGATCCATTAGAAAAACAATTGCTTAAAGAAGGTATGGTACTTGCAGTAGAACCATTTATCTCATCAAACGCAACAATCGTTAGCGACGGTAAAAATGATTGGGCATTTGAAACGAAAGATAAAAGTTTCGTCGCTCAAATTGAGCACACAATTGTTGTAACTAAAGAAGGACCATTATTATTAACTAAATTAGAAGACTAAAAATATAAGAGGAGTGGATAGAATTGATTAAACATACAAGATTCTATACTACTCCTTTTTATTTTTCTAAGACTAAGGTCCTATTGAAAATTCAATCCTAGGTCCATTTTTAGATTTGAAATAACATTTTATAATAGAGTCTAATATGACAGAAGTAGGTGATTCTATGTTTAATGTTGTTTCAGATCAATTAAAGCAATTAATTCTTGTTTCGTATTATGAAAGTTTAGATACATGTGCTAAACGCTTAGATGTTAAAATTAAAGCTATGAAACAGTACATCACGTATCTCGAAGAAAAACGTTGTCAATTAAGTAAATTAATTGATAAATATACTTTAGAATTAGACAATAAGTATATGGACAAGATAGAAGATTTTAAAATTAAATGTGCTAAGAAATTAGAAGATCATGATTTACAATGGTTACAAAAGGAAATTAATATGTTAGAAAGTGAATTAGCGAAAATTGACGAAGCTATGAAAAGTACTTTAGATAAAATTGCTGATACTATAGCTGAGCGTACGATGCTTACTCAGATGAATTCACTTCTCTAAAAAAGGAGTGGTATGTTGAAGAATAAATTTATATCAACTGAATTGTTGATCGTATTATCTGTATTGATTTTGTTATCAAACATTTACTATATTTTCTTTGAGAAAATAGGCTTATTACTCGTTGTTGTAATGGGTACGATATTTATATATATAGGATATTTATATTTTCATAAATTACGGGGATTAATTATATTTTGGATAGGCGCCATTTTAATGATTTATGCATTACTTTCTAATCCATACATGCTTGCCATTTTATTTTTATTCTTAGTATTTTTAGTTATTAGATATCTTCTATATCGTAAGAAACCATTAAGAGTAGAACATGTCGATCAAACATCAAATGAAAATATTAACGAATCATTTATAAAACAGCGATGGTTCTCCCCACAAAAGGCACCACACTATATTTATAAATGGGAAGATATACAAATTCAACAAGCAATTGGAGATATTGAATTAGATTTATCTTTAGCTGCTAATTTATCTGAGCATAATGTTATTGTCGTGAGACAATATATTGGAAAGACACAAGTTATAGTGCCATATAATTACCATGTACATGTACATATAACTGCTTTATATGGCAGATTATATATGAATGATCAAGTGTACAGAGTGAAAAATGAAACAGTACATTATGAGGAAAATAGTCATAAAAATTCTTTTAAAGTTAATATATTCTTCTCAACATTTATGGGAGATGTTGAGGTGATTTATCGATGAATAACTACACGAGAATTATAGGGTCAATGCTTATTCTTGTTTATACAATTGTCGGCATTTTATTTTTCTTAGACCGAATTTTTATTAATATTATATATTTTCAAGGTTTATTTTACACTCAAATATTAGGTGTACCAGCATTTCTGTTTATCAATATTGTAGTGATTTTACTATGTATCATAATAGGGACAGCAGTAGCTTACAAAATTAATCAACAGCATCATTGGATTAAAGAACAAATCGAAAGATCTTTTCAAGGAGAAATGTTAGGTGTGAATCACCATGAAATTGATTTGCACAAAGAAACATTAGAAATTTATCAAACATTAATTCCTTTGCACGAAGAACTATACACGTTGAGATTAAAGTCTCAACAAATTATTAATGAATCGTATCAAATGCAAGATCCCGTCGTTAAAAAAATCATAGAAGATGAGCGACAAAGATTAGCAAGAGAATTACATGACTCAGTAAGTCAGCAATTATTTGCGGCAAGTATGATGTTATCTGCAATTAAATCATCAGAATTAAAAGAGCCATTAGCTAAACAAGTAGACTTATTAGAAAAAATGATACAAGATTCGCAATTAGAAATGCGTGCTTTATTATTACATTTAAGACCTTTAGGATTAAAAAATAAATCTCTTGGTGAAGGTATTAAAGATTTAGTAGTCGACTTGAAACAAAAAATACCAATGAAAGTTGTTTATGATATAGAAGATATAGAAATAGCCAAAGGTACGGAAGACCATCTATTCCGTATAACTCAAGAAGCCATATCTAATACGTTACGTCATTCTAAAGGTACAAAAGTTTCAATAGAGTTAATAGATACGAATGATTATGTTATATTACGTATACAAGATGACGGTGTAGGTTTTGACACATCTAAAAGAGATCCACAGAGTTATGGGCTAAATACTATGAACGAACGAGCATTAGAAATTGGAGCCACTCTCAATATTATTTCAATGCCTGAATCGGGAACGCGTATTGAAGTTAAGGTACCAAATAATAAGGAGGAACAATATGACAATTAGAGTATTATTTGTAGATGATCATGAAATGGTTCGAATCGGAATTTCTAGTTATTTATCTACACAAGAAGATATTTCCGTCATAGGAGAAGCAGCATCAGGAAGAGAAGGTATTGAAAAAGCTGAAGAATTAGAACCCGATGTCATTTTAATGGATTTAGTGATGGATGATATGAATGGTATAGAAGCAACACAACATATAAAAAAGCATCAACCAAGTGTTAAAATCGTCATGTTAACAAGTTTCATTGAAGATAATGAAGTCTACCAAGCCTTAGATGCAGGTGTT encodes:
- the map gene encoding type I methionyl aminopeptidase; this encodes MIIQNNEELEGLKEIGKICAIIRDELKEATKPGITTKELDNIAKERFEELEAESAPIAEYDFPGYTCISVNEEVAHGIPGKRVINEGDLVNIDVSARKNGYYADTGISFVVGNADDPKKQLVVDVAAMAFEEAMKKVKPGAKLSQIGRAVNATARKNGLKVIKNLTGHGVGRSLHDSPQHVMNYYDPLEKQLLKEGMVLAVEPFISSNATIVSDGKNDWAFETKDKSFVAQIEHTIVVTKEGPLLLTKLED
- the liaF gene encoding cell wall-active antibiotics response protein LiaF encodes the protein MKNKFISTELLIVLSVLILLSNIYYIFFEKIGLLLVVVMGTIFIYIGYLYFHKLRGLIIFWIGAILMIYALLSNPYMLAILFLFLVFLVIRYLLYRKKPLRVEHVDQTSNENINESFIKQRWFSPQKAPHYIYKWEDIQIQQAIGDIELDLSLAANLSEHNVIVVRQYIGKTQVIVPYNYHVHVHITALYGRLYMNDQVYRVKNETVHYEENSHKNSFKVNIFFSTFMGDVEVIYR
- a CDS encoding sensor histidine kinase, whose product is MNNYTRIIGSMLILVYTIVGILFFLDRIFINIIYFQGLFYTQILGVPAFLFINIVVILLCIIIGTAVAYKINQQHHWIKEQIERSFQGEMLGVNHHEIDLHKETLEIYQTLIPLHEELYTLRLKSQQIINESYQMQDPVVKKIIEDERQRLARELHDSVSQQLFAASMMLSAIKSSELKEPLAKQVDLLEKMIQDSQLEMRALLLHLRPLGLKNKSLGEGIKDLVVDLKQKIPMKVVYDIEDIEIAKGTEDHLFRITQEAISNTLRHSKGTKVSIELIDTNDYVILRIQDDGVGFDTSKRDPQSYGLNTMNERALEIGATLNIISMPESGTRIEVKVPNNKEEQYDN
- a CDS encoding FUSC family protein; translated protein: MKENWLSRIIGARIIKTGLATFLTGLICMSLNLNPIFAVITSIVTIEPTAKASLKKAFVRFPASILGAFIAVISTYFFGESPLSYSLAATVTILVCYKLKLFDGMLVAAITAVAMVPVIHEAFVYNFVSRLATTTIGLATAGIVNFIILPPKYINQIEDINHKMDQSILEIYIARLKELLLGEYESTLSMKKVSALEQQATKIEQLIKYQKEEYNYHRAKKESKSHIRKVEMKYHINRLLKAHLLNLVYLPENTHIVFTVKERTAISNFIKSYEHLIKANEYKKQKNAASTLKNSVKGLNEFDENQIKSHIIYEILMINKILNDRYSRLTK